A portion of the Pseudomonas synxantha BG33R genome contains these proteins:
- a CDS encoding patatin-like phospholipase family protein, with protein sequence MRSVEPVTGLILSGGGARAAYQVGVLAAIAELLPPGAPNPFPVIVGTSAGAINAVSLASGATDFSAAIQRLTAFWQGFRSHQVLRSDWPGVMRQASRFLIHSLLGLGAQVPVALLNSSPLRDLLQERLNLDGIDEAIRRKHLQAVAVTAFGYESGQAVTFYQGGGTIDAWLRHRRIGVPTQLTVEHLLASSAIPLLFAPVKLDEEYFGDGAVRQSAPISPALHLGASRVLVVGVSGNPRGNEASTQRTYTGQQPTLAQIGGHMLNSTFIDSLESDIELLERLNQFSRVVPVDAAVQGLAPVDVLVIAPSQPIDEIAARHRQELPAALRLFLRGPGATKTSGAGVLSYLLFEAGYCSELIELGRKDALAKREELSRFLGLTQS encoded by the coding sequence ATGCGCTCAGTTGAACCGGTCACAGGCTTGATTCTTTCCGGCGGCGGGGCGCGAGCGGCGTATCAGGTGGGGGTATTGGCGGCGATTGCCGAGTTGCTGCCGCCGGGGGCGCCGAATCCATTTCCGGTGATTGTCGGCACCTCCGCCGGCGCGATCAATGCGGTGAGCCTGGCCAGTGGCGCTACCGATTTCTCGGCAGCGATCCAACGGCTGACGGCATTCTGGCAGGGCTTTCGCAGCCACCAGGTGCTGCGCAGCGACTGGCCTGGGGTAATGCGCCAGGCCAGCCGTTTCCTCATCCACAGCCTATTGGGCCTGGGCGCCCAGGTGCCCGTGGCGCTGCTCAACAGCTCGCCACTGCGCGACTTGCTGCAAGAACGCTTGAACCTGGACGGCATCGACGAGGCTATTCGCCGCAAGCACTTGCAGGCAGTGGCGGTGACGGCGTTTGGCTATGAGTCCGGGCAAGCGGTGACTTTCTACCAGGGCGGCGGCACCATCGATGCCTGGCTGCGCCATCGGCGTATCGGCGTGCCGACCCAACTGACGGTGGAGCACTTGCTGGCGAGTTCGGCGATTCCGCTGTTGTTTGCTCCGGTCAAACTCGACGAAGAGTACTTTGGCGATGGCGCGGTGCGGCAGTCAGCGCCCATCAGCCCGGCTTTGCACCTGGGAGCCAGCCGCGTGTTGGTCGTCGGCGTGAGCGGCAACCCCAGGGGCAATGAAGCGTCGACGCAACGTACCTACACCGGCCAGCAACCGACCCTGGCGCAAATCGGTGGGCATATGCTCAACAGCACCTTCATTGACAGCCTGGAAAGCGATATCGAACTGCTGGAGCGCTTGAACCAGTTTAGTCGGGTTGTCCCTGTCGACGCCGCGGTGCAGGGCCTGGCACCGGTGGACGTGCTGGTGATTGCGCCCAGCCAGCCTATCGATGAAATCGCGGCGCGACATCGCCAGGAATTACCGGCGGCGTTGCGCTTGTTCTTGCGCGGGCCGGGGGCGACCAAGACCAGTGGGGCGGGGGTGTTGAGTTATTTGCTGTTCGAGGCGGGGTATTGCAGCGAGTTGATCGAGTTGGGGCGCAAGGATGCGCTGGCCAAACGTGAGGAGTTGTCGCGATTCCTCGGCCTGACGCAGAGCTGA
- a CDS encoding lipid A biosynthesis lauroyl acyltransferase → MDRPRFRAVFLHPRFWLLWLGLGLLWLVTQLPYRALLTIGRLLGAGMYRVAGDRRRIAARNLELCFPEKSVQERKRLLKENFASTGIAFFEMAMSWWWPKPRLARLAHVEGLEHLKQAHLEGKGVILMALHFTTLEIGAALLGQKHTIDGMYREHGNPLFDFIQRRGRERHNLDSLAVERDDVRGMLKLLRAGRAIWYAPDQDYGAKQSIFVPLFGIQAATVTATSKFARLGKALVVPFTQERLADGSGYRLVIHPPLTDFPGETDEIDCLRINQWVEASVRDCPEQYLWTHRRFKSRPPGEPKLYEKRRR, encoded by the coding sequence ATGGATCGCCCGCGTTTTCGAGCTGTATTTCTTCACCCGCGTTTTTGGCTGCTATGGCTGGGGCTCGGCCTGCTGTGGCTGGTCACCCAGTTGCCGTACCGGGCGTTGTTGACCATTGGTCGCCTGCTGGGTGCGGGCATGTACCGCGTGGCTGGCGATCGCCGCCGTATCGCGGCGCGTAACCTTGAGCTGTGCTTCCCGGAAAAATCCGTGCAGGAGCGCAAACGCTTGCTCAAGGAAAACTTTGCCTCCACCGGTATCGCCTTTTTTGAAATGGCCATGAGTTGGTGGTGGCCCAAGCCGCGCCTGGCGCGACTGGCCCATGTCGAAGGGCTGGAGCACCTCAAGCAGGCACACTTGGAAGGCAAGGGCGTGATCCTGATGGCCCTGCACTTCACCACCCTGGAAATCGGCGCGGCGCTGCTGGGGCAGAAACACACCATCGATGGCATGTACCGCGAGCATGGCAACCCGCTGTTCGATTTTATCCAGCGCCGTGGTCGTGAGCGCCATAACCTCGATTCCCTGGCCGTGGAGCGCGACGACGTGCGCGGTATGCTCAAGCTGCTGCGTGCCGGGCGGGCCATCTGGTACGCACCGGACCAGGATTACGGCGCCAAGCAAAGCATCTTCGTGCCGCTGTTCGGTATCCAGGCAGCTACCGTCACCGCTACCAGCAAGTTCGCACGCCTGGGCAAGGCGTTGGTGGTGCCGTTCACCCAGGAGCGCCTGGCCGATGGCAGCGGTTACCGATTGGTGATCCATCCACCGTTGACCGATTTTCCGGGTGAAACCGACGAAATCGACTGCCTGCGCATCAACCAATGGGTCGAAGCCTCGGTACGCGATTGCCCCGAGCAATACCTGTGGACCCATCGCCGTTTCAAGAGCCGGCCGCCGGGTGAGCCCAAACTGTATGAAAAGCGCCGTCGATAA
- the minC gene encoding septum site-determining protein MinC, translated as MSQTEPLDQDPVFQLKGSMLAITVLELARNDLDALDRQLAAKVALAPNFFNNAPLVLALDKLPAGQGVIDLPGLMRVCRSHGLRTLAIRASRIEDIAAAIAIELPVLPPSGARERPLEPLVGEEKKKPEKPPEPAIKPTKIITSPVRGGQQIYAQGGDLVVISSVSPGAELLADGNIHVYGPMRGRALAGIKGDTRARIFCQQLTAELVSIAGQYKVSEDLRRDPLWGASVQVNLSGDVLNIIRL; from the coding sequence ATGAGCCAAACCGAACCGCTAGACCAAGATCCCGTGTTCCAGCTAAAAGGCAGCATGCTCGCCATTACCGTGCTGGAACTGGCGCGCAATGACCTTGATGCCCTGGACCGCCAACTGGCCGCCAAGGTTGCCCTGGCGCCGAACTTTTTCAACAACGCCCCGCTGGTGCTGGCGCTGGACAAGCTGCCGGCCGGCCAGGGCGTGATTGATTTGCCCGGGCTGATGCGCGTGTGCCGCTCCCATGGCCTGCGCACCCTGGCGATTCGTGCCAGCCGCATCGAAGACATTGCCGCCGCCATCGCCATTGAACTGCCAGTACTGCCTCCGTCCGGTGCCCGCGAGCGTCCCTTGGAACCGCTGGTCGGTGAAGAGAAGAAAAAACCGGAAAAACCACCCGAGCCTGCGATCAAGCCGACAAAGATCATCACCTCGCCGGTACGCGGCGGGCAGCAGATTTACGCCCAGGGCGGCGACCTGGTGGTGATCTCCTCGGTCAGCCCCGGGGCGGAACTTCTCGCCGATGGCAACATCCATGTATACGGCCCGATGCGCGGACGTGCCCTCGCCGGCATCAAGGGTGATACCAGAGCACGGATTTTCTGCCAGCAGTTGACCGCTGAGCTGGTTTCCATCGCGGGTCAGTACAAGGTTTCCGAAGATTTGCGCCGCGATCCACTGTGGGGGGCTTCGGTACAGGTCAACCTGTCGGGCGATGTGTTGAACATCATCCGGCTTTAA
- the minD gene encoding septum site-determining protein MinD has product MAKILVVTSGKGGVGKTTTSAAIGTGLALRGHKTVIVDFDVGLRNLDLIMGCERRVVYDFVNVVNGEANLQQALIKDKRLENLYVLAASQTRDKDALTKEGVGKVLAELKETFEYVVCDSPAGIETGAHLAMYFADEAIVVTNPEVSSVRDSDRMLGLLASKSKRAEEGQDPIKEHLLLTRYNPERVNNGEMLGVEDVKEILAVTLLGVIPESQAVLKASNQGVPVILDDQSDAGQAYSDAVDRLLGKTVEHRFLDVKKKGFFERIFGGN; this is encoded by the coding sequence TTGGCCAAGATTCTCGTGGTTACATCCGGCAAGGGTGGTGTGGGTAAGACCACCACCAGCGCCGCTATCGGTACCGGCCTCGCACTGCGCGGCCACAAGACAGTCATCGTCGACTTCGACGTCGGTTTGCGTAACCTCGACCTGATCATGGGCTGCGAACGCCGCGTGGTGTACGACTTCGTCAACGTGGTGAACGGCGAAGCCAACCTGCAACAGGCCCTGATCAAGGACAAGCGCCTTGAGAACCTGTATGTACTGGCCGCCAGCCAGACCCGCGACAAAGACGCGCTGACCAAGGAAGGCGTGGGCAAGGTTCTCGCCGAGCTCAAGGAAACCTTCGAATACGTGGTGTGCGATTCCCCGGCCGGTATCGAAACCGGTGCTCACCTGGCGATGTACTTCGCCGATGAAGCCATCGTGGTGACCAACCCGGAAGTTTCCTCGGTACGTGACTCGGACCGTATGCTGGGCCTCTTGGCCAGCAAGTCCAAGCGCGCCGAAGAAGGCCAGGACCCGATCAAGGAGCACCTGTTGCTCACCCGCTACAACCCGGAACGCGTCAACAATGGCGAGATGCTCGGCGTTGAAGACGTGAAGGAAATCCTCGCCGTGACCCTGCTGGGCGTGATTCCGGAATCCCAGGCCGTGCTGAAGGCATCCAACCAGGGCGTGCCGGTGATTCTTGACGACCAGAGCGACGCCGGCCAGGCGTACAGCGATGCCGTCGATCGCTTGCTGGGCAAGACCGTGGAACACCGCTTCCTCGATGTCAAGAAGAAGGGATTCTTCGAGCGTATCTTTGGAGGCAACTAA
- the minE gene encoding cell division topological specificity factor MinE, whose translation MKFLDFFRANKKPSTASVAKERLQIIVAHERGQRSTPDYLPALQKELVEVIRKYVNIGNDDVHVALENDGSCSILELNITLPDR comes from the coding sequence ATGAAATTTCTCGACTTCTTTCGCGCCAACAAAAAGCCAAGTACCGCGTCGGTAGCGAAAGAGCGTCTACAGATCATCGTGGCGCACGAACGCGGCCAACGCAGCACGCCGGATTATCTGCCAGCCTTGCAGAAGGAACTGGTCGAGGTGATCCGCAAGTACGTCAATATCGGCAACGATGACGTGCATGTCGCTCTGGAAAATGACGGCAGCTGCTCGATTCTGGAACTCAATATCACCCTGCCCGATCGTTGA
- a CDS encoding RluA family pseudouridine synthase, whose protein sequence is MPLSNIHILHQDDAVLVVNKPTLLLSVPGRADDNKDCLITRLQENGYPEARIVHRLDWETSGIILLARDADTHRELSRQFHDRETEKAYTALAWGQPELDSGSIDLPLRYDPPTKPRHVVDHEFGKHALTFWKVLERCGDWCRVELTPITGRSHQLRVHMLSIGHPLLGDGLYAHEQALAAWPRLCLHASMLSFTHPQSGERLRFECPAPF, encoded by the coding sequence ATGCCGCTGTCCAATATACATATCCTGCATCAGGACGACGCTGTCCTGGTGGTGAACAAGCCAACCCTGCTGCTCTCGGTGCCTGGCCGCGCCGACGACAACAAGGACTGCCTGATCACCCGCCTGCAGGAAAACGGCTACCCCGAAGCCCGTATCGTCCATCGCCTGGACTGGGAAACCTCGGGGATCATCCTGCTGGCCCGGGACGCCGACACCCATCGCGAGCTGTCCCGCCAGTTTCACGACCGTGAAACCGAAAAAGCCTACACCGCCCTGGCCTGGGGCCAACCGGAACTGGACAGCGGCAGCATCGACCTGCCGTTGCGCTACGACCCGCCGACCAAGCCCCGCCATGTGGTCGACCACGAGTTCGGCAAGCACGCCCTGACCTTCTGGAAAGTGCTGGAGCGTTGTGGCGACTGGTGCCGCGTGGAACTGACGCCGATCACCGGGCGCTCGCATCAGTTGCGTGTGCATATGCTGTCCATCGGGCATCCGTTACTGGGTGATGGCTTGTATGCCCATGAACAAGCGTTGGCTGCCTGGCCGCGGCTGTGCCTGCACGCAAGCATGCTCAGTTTCACCCATCCACAAAGCGGCGAGCGCTTGCGCTTCGAGTGCCCTGCCCCCTTTTAA
- a CDS encoding M18 family aminopeptidase yields MREALNQGLIDFLKASPTPFHATAALAQRLEAAGYQRLDERDTWATEANGRYYVTRNDSSIIAFKLGRHSPLQGGIRLVGAHTDSPCLRVKPQPELQRQGFWQLGVEVYGGALLAPWFDRDLSLAGRVTFRRDGKVESQLIDFKLPIAIIPNLAIHLNREANQGWAINAQTELPPILAQFAGDERVDFRAVLTEQLAREHGLNADVVLDYELSFYDTQSAAVIGLNGDFIAGARLDNLLSCYAGLQALLTSETDETCVLVCNDHEEVGSCSACGADGPMLEQTLRRLLPEGDEFVRTIQKSLLVSADNAHGVHPNYAEKHDANHGPKLNAGPVIKVNSNQRYATNSETAGFFRHLCMAEEVPVQSFVVRSDMGCGSTIGPITASHLGVRTVDIGLPTFAMHSIRELCGSHDLAHLVKVLGAFYASRDLP; encoded by the coding sequence ATGCGCGAAGCGTTGAATCAAGGCCTGATCGACTTCCTCAAGGCCTCCCCTACTCCTTTTCATGCCACTGCGGCCCTCGCCCAGCGCCTGGAAGCGGCCGGTTACCAGCGTCTCGACGAGCGCGACACCTGGGCCACCGAGGCCAATGGTCGCTATTACGTGACCCGCAACGACTCCTCGATCATCGCCTTCAAGCTCGGTCGCCACTCGCCGTTGCAGGGCGGCATCCGCCTGGTCGGCGCCCACACCGACAGCCCGTGCCTGCGGGTCAAGCCCCAGCCTGAGCTGCAACGCCAGGGCTTCTGGCAGTTGGGCGTGGAAGTCTACGGCGGTGCGCTGCTGGCGCCGTGGTTCGACCGCGACCTGTCCCTGGCTGGCCGCGTCACCTTCCGCCGCGACGGCAAGGTCGAAAGCCAACTGATCGACTTCAAGCTGCCGATCGCCATCATTCCCAACCTGGCCATTCACCTGAACCGTGAGGCCAACCAGGGTTGGGCGATCAATGCCCAGACCGAGCTGCCGCCGATCCTTGCGCAATTTGCCGGTGACGAACGCGTGGACTTTCGCGCCGTGCTCACCGAGCAGTTGGCCCGCGAGCATGGGCTGAACGCTGACGTGGTGCTCGACTACGAGCTGAGCTTCTACGACACCCAAAGCGCGGCGGTCATCGGCCTCAATGGCGATTTCATCGCCGGTGCGCGCCTGGACAACCTGCTGTCGTGCTACGCCGGCCTGCAAGCCTTGCTGACCAGCGAGACCGACGAAACCTGCGTGCTGGTATGCAACGATCACGAAGAAGTCGGCTCCTGCTCAGCCTGCGGCGCCGATGGCCCGATGCTGGAGCAGACCTTGCGGCGCCTGTTGCCTGAAGGTGATGAGTTCGTACGCACCATTCAGAAATCACTGCTGGTATCGGCGGACAACGCCCACGGCGTGCACCCCAACTACGCCGAGAAGCATGACGCCAACCACGGCCCGAAACTCAATGCCGGCCCGGTGATCAAGGTCAACAGCAACCAGCGCTACGCCACCAACAGCGAAACTGCCGGGTTCTTCCGCCACCTGTGCATGGCCGAAGAAGTGCCGGTACAAAGCTTTGTGGTGCGCAGTGACATGGGCTGCGGCTCGACCATCGGCCCGATCACCGCCAGCCACCTGGGTGTACGCACCGTGGATATCGGCTTGCCGACGTTTGCCATGCACTCCATTCGAGAGCTGTGCGGCAGCCATGACCTGGCGCATCTGGTGAAGGTGCTGGGGGCGTTTTATGCGAGCCGCGACCTGCCCTGA
- a CDS encoding mechanosensitive ion channel family protein codes for MLSRLFALPCYLLIALLTLLPLSSAQAVGLPGMLGGSSKTQPQAEVPLGQSLDEVIKTLENDQQRTQLLSDLKKLRAATQKAQPATEQGVLGLIGSTLSGFEQQFSGADSPLGRWSNEVDLAKDELGALMLPANEWLPIIFGFAVILAVWSLLAAALIWLSHRVRERFGLPEELPQHPRTWDMLRFALRKLGPWLIALVITVYLSYALPSSLGKSLAMVLAYALVVGTCFSAICVIAFSVLDGPHRHRALYILRHQAFRPLWWIGSFAAFGEALSDPRLVEALGQHLAHTAATVANVMAALSTGVFILRFRRPIAHLIRNQPLSRRLTRRALTDTLSIIGTFWYIPALLLVGISLFATFLSAGDTSTALRQSLLCTVLLVLCMVINGLVRRHALKPQRGHKRHALYSERLKGFVYTLVHLVVWLAFIELGLRVWGLSMIRFTEGDGHEIAVKLFGLGGTLLFAWLIWILSDTAIHHALTRSRKGLANARAQTMMPLIRNVLFVTIFIIAAIVALANMGMNVTPLLAGAGVIGIAIGFGAQSLVADLITGLFIIIEDSLAIDDYVDVGGHLGTVEGLTIRTVRLRDIDGIVHTIPFSEIKSIKNYSREFGYAIFRVAIPYNMEIDDAIKLMRDVGHAMRNDPLQRRNIWSPLEIQGVESFESGSAILRARFKTAPIKQWEVSRAFNLSLKRHLDEAGLDLATPRLSVQVVTAGSVQEKDPQPNTTL; via the coding sequence GTGCTTTCCCGTCTGTTTGCCCTGCCCTGCTACCTGCTGATCGCCCTGCTCACGCTGCTGCCGCTGTCATCCGCCCAAGCCGTAGGCTTGCCCGGAATGCTGGGTGGTTCCAGCAAGACCCAACCCCAGGCTGAAGTGCCCCTGGGGCAGTCGCTGGACGAGGTGATCAAGACCCTCGAAAACGACCAACAGCGCACCCAGCTGCTGAGCGACCTGAAAAAGCTGCGCGCCGCCACGCAAAAGGCCCAACCCGCGACAGAGCAAGGTGTGCTCGGGTTGATCGGCAGCACGCTGTCGGGCTTTGAACAGCAGTTTTCCGGCGCCGACAGCCCATTGGGGCGCTGGTCCAATGAAGTCGACCTGGCCAAGGATGAACTGGGCGCGCTGATGCTGCCGGCCAACGAATGGCTGCCGATCATCTTTGGTTTTGCCGTGATCCTGGCAGTGTGGAGCCTGCTGGCCGCCGCGCTGATCTGGCTCAGCCACCGGGTACGCGAGCGTTTCGGCCTGCCCGAAGAGTTGCCGCAACACCCGCGCACCTGGGACATGCTGCGCTTTGCCCTGCGCAAGCTGGGCCCCTGGTTGATCGCCCTGGTGATCACGGTTTACCTGAGCTACGCCCTGCCTTCCTCCCTGGGCAAATCCCTGGCGATGGTGCTGGCTTATGCCTTGGTGGTCGGCACCTGTTTTTCGGCAATCTGCGTAATTGCCTTCTCCGTACTCGACGGCCCGCACCGCCACCGCGCCCTGTATATCCTGCGTCATCAGGCGTTCCGCCCGCTGTGGTGGATCGGCAGCTTCGCCGCCTTCGGTGAAGCCTTGAGCGATCCGCGCCTGGTCGAGGCGCTCGGCCAGCACCTGGCCCACACCGCCGCAACCGTGGCCAATGTAATGGCGGCGCTGTCCACCGGCGTATTTATCCTGCGTTTCCGCCGACCGATTGCACACCTGATCCGCAACCAGCCGCTGTCGCGCCGCCTGACCCGCCGCGCCCTCACCGACACCCTGTCGATCATCGGTACCTTCTGGTACATCCCGGCCTTGCTGCTGGTAGGTATTTCACTGTTCGCGACCTTCCTGTCGGCCGGCGACACCAGCACTGCGCTGCGCCAGTCGCTGCTGTGCACGGTGCTGCTGGTGTTGTGCATGGTGATCAACGGCCTGGTGCGCCGCCACGCCCTCAAGCCGCAGCGCGGGCACAAACGCCATGCGCTGTACTCCGAACGCCTCAAAGGGTTTGTCTACACCCTGGTGCACCTGGTGGTGTGGCTGGCGTTCATCGAGTTGGGGCTACGGGTGTGGGGCCTGTCGATGATTCGCTTTACCGAGGGTGACGGCCATGAAATAGCCGTGAAGCTGTTCGGCCTCGGTGGCACCTTGCTGTTCGCCTGGCTGATCTGGATCCTCAGCGACACCGCCATCCACCACGCCCTGACCCGCTCACGCAAAGGCCTGGCCAACGCGCGTGCGCAAACCATGATGCCGCTGATCCGCAACGTGCTGTTCGTGACCATCTTCATCATCGCCGCCATCGTGGCCCTGGCGAACATGGGCATGAACGTCACCCCATTGCTGGCCGGTGCGGGTGTGATCGGTATCGCCATCGGCTTTGGTGCGCAGTCGCTGGTAGCGGACTTGATCACCGGCTTGTTCATCATCATCGAAGACTCCCTGGCCATCGACGACTACGTGGACGTCGGCGGCCACCTGGGTACGGTGGAGGGCCTGACCATCCGCACCGTGCGCCTGCGCGATATCGACGGCATCGTGCACACCATCCCGTTCAGCGAGATCAAGAGCATCAAGAACTACTCCCGAGAGTTCGGCTACGCGATCTTCCGGGTGGCAATCCCCTACAACATGGAAATCGACGACGCGATCAAGCTGATGCGCGATGTCGGCCACGCCATGCGCAACGACCCGCTGCAACGCCGCAATATCTGGTCGCCACTGGAGATCCAGGGCGTGGAGAGTTTCGAGTCCGGCAGCGCGATCCTGCGCGCACGCTTCAAGACCGCGCCGATCAAGCAGTGGGAAGTCTCGCGAGCGTTCAACCTCTCGCTCAAGCGGCACCTGGATGAAGCCGGGCTCGACCTGGCAACGCCGCGCTTGAGTGTGCAGGTAGTGACGGCAGGCAGCGTGCAGGAAAAGGACCCGCAACCCAACACAACGCTGTAG
- a CDS encoding MbtH family protein: protein MTSVFDRDDILFQVVVNHEEQYSIWPDYKAVPEGWRTVGKSGMKKECLAYIEEVWTDMRPLSLRQKMDAVALTN, encoded by the coding sequence ATGACCTCAGTATTTGACCGCGACGACATCCTGTTTCAGGTAGTGGTCAACCACGAAGAGCAGTATTCGATCTGGCCTGACTACAAGGCTGTGCCTGAAGGCTGGCGTACTGTGGGCAAGAGTGGCATGAAGAAGGAGTGCCTGGCGTATATCGAGGAAGTGTGGACGGACATGCGTCCGTTGAGCTTGCGCCAGAAGATGGACGCTGTTGCACTGACTAACTGA
- a CDS encoding aspartate aminotransferase family protein, with amino-acid sequence MSVATSRIEDALAPAETLYQFDETPLLARQRQQESNARSYPRRIPLALKRAKGLYVEDVEGRRFIDCLAGAGTLALGHNHPVVIQAIQQVLSDELPLHTLDLTTPVKDQFVQDLFGLLPSELAREAKIQFCGPTGTDAVEAALKLVRTATGRSTVLSFQGAYHGMSQGALSLMGSLGPKRPLGALLGNGVQFLPFPYDYRCPFGLGGAQGVRANLHYLENLLNDPEAGVVLPAAVIVEVIQGEGGVIPADLDWLRGLRRITAQAGVALIVDEIQSGFGRTGKMFAFEHAGIIPDVVVMSKAIGGSLPLAVVVYRDWLDTWLPGAHAGTFRGNQMAMAAGSAVMRYLKDHDLASHAAAMGERLCEHLRILQRDFPQLGDIRGRGLMLGVELVDPTGPLDSLGHPPVHRLLAPLVQRECLKRGLILEMGGRHGGVVRFLPPLVITAAEVDQVAEIFGRALAAAVAGV; translated from the coding sequence ATGTCAGTCGCTACCAGCCGTATCGAAGACGCCCTGGCGCCTGCGGAAACGCTCTACCAGTTTGACGAAACCCCGCTGCTGGCCCGCCAGCGCCAGCAGGAGTCCAACGCCCGCAGCTACCCGCGGCGTATCCCCCTGGCGCTCAAACGCGCCAAGGGCCTGTATGTGGAAGACGTCGAGGGGCGGCGTTTCATCGACTGCCTGGCCGGTGCCGGCACCCTGGCGCTGGGGCATAACCACCCGGTGGTGATCCAGGCGATCCAGCAAGTCTTGAGCGACGAGCTGCCACTGCACACCCTGGACCTGACCACACCGGTCAAGGATCAGTTCGTGCAGGACCTGTTCGGCTTGCTGCCATCGGAACTGGCGCGGGAAGCGAAAATCCAGTTCTGCGGCCCCACCGGCACTGATGCGGTGGAAGCCGCGTTGAAGCTGGTGCGCACCGCCACCGGGCGCAGCACTGTGCTGTCGTTCCAGGGCGCTTATCACGGCATGAGCCAGGGGGCGTTGAGTTTGATGGGCAGCCTGGGGCCGAAGAGGCCGCTGGGGGCGTTGCTGGGCAATGGTGTGCAGTTCCTGCCATTCCCGTATGACTACCGCTGCCCGTTCGGGCTGGGCGGCGCCCAGGGTGTGCGGGCCAACCTGCACTACCTGGAAAACCTGCTCAACGATCCCGAAGCCGGGGTGGTGCTGCCGGCGGCGGTGATTGTCGAAGTGATTCAGGGTGAAGGCGGCGTGATCCCTGCCGATCTCGATTGGTTGCGTGGCTTAAGGCGTATCACCGCGCAAGCGGGGGTGGCGCTGATCGTCGATGAAATCCAGAGCGGCTTTGGGCGTACCGGCAAGATGTTTGCCTTCGAACACGCCGGCATCATTCCGGATGTGGTGGTGATGTCCAAGGCCATTGGCGGCAGCCTGCCGCTGGCGGTGGTGGTGTATCGCGACTGGCTCGACACCTGGCTGCCGGGTGCCCATGCCGGGACGTTCCGCGGCAACCAGATGGCGATGGCGGCGGGCTCGGCGGTGATGCGCTACCTCAAGGATCACGACTTGGCCAGTCATGCGGCGGCCATGGGCGAGCGTCTGTGCGAGCATCTGCGCATCCTGCAGCGCGACTTCCCGCAGCTGGGGGATATCCGTGGCCGTGGGCTGATGCTGGGGGTGGAGCTGGTGGATCCGACGGGCCCGCTTGATAGCCTGGGGCACCCGCCGGTGCATCGCCTGCTGGCACCGCTGGTGCAGCGTGAGTGCCTCAAGCGCGGGCTGATCCTGGAGATGGGCGGGCGCCATGGCGGCGTGGTGCGCTTTCTGCCACCGCTGGTGATCACCGCGGCCGAAGTCGACCAGGTGGCCGAGATCTTCGGGCGCGCCTTGGCGGCGGCGGTTGCCGGCGTTTAA
- a CDS encoding N-acetylmuramoyl-L-alanine amidase, with product MLVIDTSFPARDFNDRQGESVQQVILHYTAAPFASSLRTLTQHGVSAHYLLPDPDESSYRAAGYEELRVFRLVDEDKRAWHAGVSHWAGRDDLNSRSIGVEIVNLARDDAGVFTFPEYPEAQIDVLIALVRDVLARYPQVGPTDLLGHSDVAYWRKSDPGPRLPWRVLHEAGIGAWFDEPTRAMYQRRFCVGLPPEVEVERAFQRFGYKPAQNRRAFEQRTRAFQMHFRARDYCGFLDAESCAILYALNDKYRGL from the coding sequence ATGTTGGTTATCGACACCAGTTTCCCTGCCAGGGATTTCAACGACCGCCAAGGCGAATCCGTGCAGCAGGTTATCCTGCACTACACCGCGGCGCCTTTTGCTTCGTCCCTGCGTACCCTTACGCAACATGGCGTCAGCGCCCACTATCTGCTGCCCGACCCCGATGAATCCAGCTACCGCGCTGCTGGTTATGAAGAGTTGCGCGTGTTTCGCCTGGTGGATGAGGACAAACGCGCCTGGCACGCAGGGGTGAGCCATTGGGCGGGGAGGGACGACCTCAATAGCCGCTCGATTGGCGTTGAAATCGTCAACCTGGCGCGGGATGACGCGGGGGTATTTACCTTTCCCGAATACCCCGAAGCACAGATCGATGTACTGATTGCATTGGTTCGCGACGTGCTTGCACGTTATCCGCAGGTCGGCCCGACTGACCTGCTCGGGCATTCGGATGTGGCCTATTGGCGCAAGAGTGATCCGGGGCCGCGGCTGCCCTGGCGTGTTCTGCATGAGGCCGGTATTGGGGCCTGGTTTGATGAGCCCACACGGGCGATGTACCAGCGCCGCTTTTGTGTCGGCTTGCCGCCAGAGGTTGAGGTGGAGCGGGCGTTTCAGCGTTTTGGCTACAAGCCCGCGCAGAATCGCCGAGCCTTTGAACAGCGCACCCGGGCGTTCCAGATGCACTTTCGGGCCAGGGATTATTGCGGGTTCCTGGATGCAGAGAGCTGCGCGATCTTGTATGCACTGAACGACAAATATCGCGGGCTATGA